The Candidatus Latescibacterota bacterium genomic interval TGTAGGAGACCCCCTTGACCATGATGATGATATCTGGAGGCATTTCTCGATCGATGACATGACCAGCATCACCTCGGATCGTTTTGTCAGCGCCAGAATCGATCCAGCCGGAAACAGGTGGTTTCTTTCAGACGATGATCTGCAGAGCGAAGGGAAATGGGGAATCAATATTGTTGATAGAAATGTGTCGGATTGGCTTTCGGTAGATCCGGGAACGACTCCGGCAATGGCCAGCGGATCGATTTTCGATTGCGCTTTCGATGCTGCGGGAGTCTATTTTGCAATGCGGGGGTATGGAGTCCAGTACTGGCATACAGGCGGGTTTTCCTGGGGGGACATAACGAACACATCAGACGATTACTGGATAACGATCCTGGGGCAGGATGACCTTCCAGCGACTCAGCTTACATCGATCGAGATCTCAAATGACGGTTCTCGCTGGATAGGGACTTCGTCGGGACTGGTGCGGGACGGTTCTGATGGAATAATCGATTCTTTTCTGGTGAAGACCAGTTACAACGGTGAAGGACTTGTAGGCCTGCTGGTCTACGATCTCGAATTCGACTCTTACGGAAACCTCTGGGTAGCAACAAACCAGGGCCTTAACAGGATCAACCCGGATGGAGAGATCGACAGGGTATATACTACGGCAGATCTCTGGGAGGACCGGTTCCAGTTTGTCTATCCTGAAACGGTCATTTCCCCTCTGCCCTCTCATGTCTGTCTGTGGCTGGCCTGTGACAGAGAAGAAGACATACTATGGATAGCTACAGACTCCGGACTTGCCCGGCTTGATGTCAGTCCTGAGGAGGAAGTAGATATCGAGCTGGCACGGGCTGTGCTTTACCCTAATCCGATCCATACTGCGAGGGGTGACGACAGGCTGAGAATATCGCGGATCTCTGGTATGGTCGATATCCGCGTATACACTCTTTCAGGAGAACTCGTCCATGAGGTGGATGGAGTCTCCGATGGAGAAGAGGCCTGGGACCTGCTTTCGATAAACGGATTCAAGGTTGTATCAGGCATTTATATTGTAAGGATCATTGGCTCGCATGGTAGTGAGATGAGAAAGGTCGCGGTCGTCAGATGATGGACGAGAATCGAAAGAAAATCCTGATCGTAGGTGCAGGTGAAGCCGGCAGAATGGTCGCTGATGAGATCAAGTCGCATCCCGGCCTCGATGCTGTGGTCACTGGATTTCTTGACGATGATCCGGGACTGTCGGGAGGGAAGATAGGAGAAGCCTATGTGCTTGGAAATACAGCCCAGCTTCAGGATGTCGTCAGGACTTACGGAATAGGGGAGATTATAATCGCTGTGCCGACGGCGCCTGGGAGATTCGTGCGGGACATGGTACGGCGCTGCCGCAAGGCCGGGATTCCCTACAAGATCGTTCCCGGTGTTATGGAGATCATAAAGGGTGATGTTCACATCGATCAGATCAGGGAAGTGAGGGTGGAGGATCTTCTTGGAAGAGAGACGGTAAGTTTCGATGTGGATTCAGCCAGAAAACATTTTGCCGGGAAGCGTGTCATGGTGACCGGGGCAGGCGGTTCGATCGGGAGCGAGCTCTGCAGGCAGATAGCGGCAGCGGAACCCGAAGGCATAGTCCTGTTCGGCAGGGGTGAGAACAGTATCTTTGATATCGAGGAAGATCTGAAGGCAGTCAATCCGGACCTGGATGTGGGTATGGTGATAGGGAATCTTACTGATGCGGGAAAGATAGAAAGAATGATTACAACTTATTCTCCACATATCGTCTTTCACGCTGCTGCCCACAAACATGTGCATTATATGGAAAGAGATCCTTCAGAAGCGGTCACAAACAATGTAAAAGGAAGCATAAACCTGATAAGGGCCTGTAATCGTGCTGGAGTCGAACGTTTTGTTTTCATTTCCAGCGACAAGGCGGCAGATCCGACAGGCGTTATGGGAGCTACCAAGAGAGTCGTCGAGATCTTTCTGCGTGAGTTTGACGGAGATGACAGGTGCAGCTATATCACTGTCAGGTTCGGAAACGTCATAGGAAGTCGGGGCAGCGTTGTCCCACTTTTCCTTAGGCAGATCGCTCGTGGAGGCCCGGTTACTGTCAGCGACGAAGAAGCGACAAGATTCTTTATGACGGTCCGTGAAGCCGCATCACTCGTAATCAGGTCTTCGATAATCGGTAATGGGGGAGAAATTTTCATTCTCGATATGGGAGAGCCTGTGAATATCCTTGAGATGGCGAGGGATATCATCATGCTTACCGGACATGAACCTGGCTCTGAGATCCCGATCAGAATCACCGGGCTTAGAGATGGTGAAAAGCTTCACGAAGTCCTGACAAGTGAAAAAGAACTCCTGCAGCCATCAGAGGACGACAAGATCATTTCCGCGATCTCTTCAGGTGAGGTCTCAGGAAACATCACAGGCGAGATCGATCTTCTGATCGAGGAAGCGGAAAAGGGTGACCAGGATGAAGTTCTTCTTCGTTTATCCGCTATCATTCCTGGTTTTAACGCCAATAAAAGACCTCTTTCCTGAAAGAACGGAGTCATTTTGGTCATCAGGGAGGAAAAGAATATA includes:
- a CDS encoding polysaccharide biosynthesis protein, with the translated sequence MMDENRKKILIVGAGEAGRMVADEIKSHPGLDAVVTGFLDDDPGLSGGKIGEAYVLGNTAQLQDVVRTYGIGEIIIAVPTAPGRFVRDMVRRCRKAGIPYKIVPGVMEIIKGDVHIDQIREVRVEDLLGRETVSFDVDSARKHFAGKRVMVTGAGGSIGSELCRQIAAAEPEGIVLFGRGENSIFDIEEDLKAVNPDLDVGMVIGNLTDAGKIERMITTYSPHIVFHAAAHKHVHYMERDPSEAVTNNVKGSINLIRACNRAGVERFVFISSDKAADPTGVMGATKRVVEIFLREFDGDDRCSYITVRFGNVIGSRGSVVPLFLRQIARGGPVTVSDEEATRFFMTVREAASLVIRSSIIGNGGEIFILDMGEPVNILEMARDIIMLTGHEPGSEIPIRITGLRDGEKLHEVLTSEKELLQPSEDDKIISAISSGEVSGNITGEIDLLIEEAEKGDQDEVLLRLSAIIPGFNANKRPLS